A stretch of Motacilla alba alba isolate MOTALB_02 chromosome 18, Motacilla_alba_V1.0_pri, whole genome shotgun sequence DNA encodes these proteins:
- the ST6GALNAC2 gene encoding alpha-N-acetylgalactosaminide alpha-2,6-sialyltransferase 2, whose amino-acid sequence MQLKSAFFLSKSEPVSLVPPPSGLHPPSHRSGGISQPAPKCGWAPGAGRSQPAAGSAPTGLGEQRRREVCVPGAGCHAPLACAAPAAELPRMGSPHWKRLCLLLMAGLTSSLLLYSHYRATVEAPTGQKIIASLLQPGPLVLAPSGTPQAAGSHRGALGGSLESGNSFKASAELEEPEPSRKQPSPCLHSVMARAKADPRFREIFHFNTPVLMWDQHFTLDTWNRLKTRHVPYGWQGLSLAVVGSTLQLLNASANRHLFDRAAFSGGCVRCAVVGNGGILNGSRQGKAIDSHDLVFRLNGAVIKGFEEDVGTKVSFYGFTVNTMKNSLISYEEYGFTQIPQGKDLKYIFIPSDIRDYIMLKSAIQGSPVPEGSDKGDDPQKYFGPETSAEKFKLLHPDFLQYLTARFLRSELLNSQYSSLYMPSTGALMLLTALHTCDQVSAYGFITANYEQFSDHYYEVEKKPLVFYANHDMMLEAALWRSLHRAGIITLYQR is encoded by the exons ATGCAGCtcaaaagtgctttttttctcagcaaGTCTGAACCAGTCAGCCTGGTGCCTCCTCCCTCCGGCTTACACCCTCCCTCCCACCGCTCCGGAGGAATatcccagcctgctccaaagTGCGGCTGGGCACCCGGGGCAGGACGGAGCCAGCCCGCAGCGGGGTCCGCGCCCAccgggctgggagagcagcgGCGCCGGGAAGTTTGCGTGCCCGGGGCTGGCTGCCACGCTCCGCTCGCCTGCGCGGCTCCAGCGGCCGAACTGCCCAGGATGGGGTCCCCgcactggaaaaggctttgCCTTCTGCTCATGGCAGGTTTAAcgtcctccctgctcctctacAGTCACTACCGCGCTACGGTGGAGGCGCCCACCGGCCAGAAGATCATAGCCAG CTTGCTGCAGCCGGGGCCGCTGGTCCTGGCTCCCTCAGGGACACCGCAGGCAGCCGGCAGCCACAGGGGGGCTCTTGGAGGCAGCTTGGAGAG TGGGAATTCCTTCAAGgcctctgctgagctggaggagccGGAGCCCAGCAGAAAGCAG cccagcccctgcctccaCTCTGTAATGGCCAGAGCAAAGGCAGACCCCAGGTTTCGGGAGATCTTCCACTTCAACACCCCCGTGCTGATGTGGGACCAGCACTTCACCCTGGACACCTGGAACAGGCTGAAGACACGACATGTCCCCTATGGCTGGCAAGGCTTGTCCCTCGCAG TGGTGGgcagcaccctgcagctcctcaacGCCTCGGCCAACCGGCACCTCTTCGACAGGGCCGCCTTCTCCGGGGGCTGTGTCCGCTGTGCCGTGGTGGGCAACGGCGGCATCCTCAACGGCTCGCGGCAGGGCAAGGCCATCGACAGCCACGACCTGGTCTTCAG gctcAACGGTGCCGTGATCAAGGGCTTCGAGGAGGACGTTGGCACCAAGGTCTCCTTCTACGGCTTCACGGTGAACACCATGAAGAACTCCCTCATCTCCTACGAGGAGTACGGCTTCACCCAGATCCCCCAGGGCAAG gaccTGAAGTACATCTTCATCCCCTCGGATATCCGTGACTACATCATGCTGAAATcagccatccagggcagcccagTGCCCGAGGGCTCAGACAAGGGGGACGA CCCACAGAAGTATTTTGGACCGGAGACATCTGCAGAGAAGTTCAAGCTGCTGCATCCTGATTTCCTGCAGTACCTGACAGCAAG GTTCCTGCGGTCAGAGCTCCTCAACAGCCAGTACAGCTCCCTGTACATGCCCAGCACCGGCGCCCTCATGCTCCTCACCGCGCTCCACACCTGTGACCAG GTCAGTGCCTACGGGTTCATCACGGCCAACTACGAGCAGTTCTCAGACCACTACTACGAGGTGGAGAAGAAACCTCTGGTGTTTTATGCCAACCACGACATGATGCTGGAGGCAGCGCTGTGGAGGAGCCTGCACCGCGCAGGGATCATCACCCTCTACCAGCGCTGA